In Micromonospora sp. NBC_01813, the following are encoded in one genomic region:
- a CDS encoding helix-turn-helix domain-containing protein, protein MTAPGRHRIAELPIGRRVAQLRARRGLTQQVFADRIGKSHSWVDKVERGIRSLDRISVVHTVAAVLGVTPEVILGPTTSRPEPTTNTPAAVEHLRAALARYDNPTPDQPSSSAEDLHHRIQYAHSAYQHAHYPQLLRMLPDLLTHTRHFATGPNPVDEHLLTRVYRLTAHLLTKLDEPHLAWLAAGRAISTANHHPRHTAAAAIALTQALRALHRSTLAIQAALTAVPLIDPAATDDPAPGDHALTGTLLIEAALAAATGNDPATAHELTDRAGKLAATMSHRQRRPDDSGTPTTAFGPTAVALARAQVAAALGNPHQAITHHQCATASHGWRELPAEHRAAHLIDITRAYLDIGDHRAAGRAMVAADQIAPAETRTRPIGHTALAAVLRAGPTPADVARLAATVGLIRH, encoded by the coding sequence ATGACCGCGCCTGGCCGCCACCGCATCGCCGAGCTACCGATCGGCCGGCGGGTCGCCCAACTCCGCGCCCGACGCGGCCTCACCCAACAGGTATTCGCCGACCGCATCGGCAAATCCCACTCCTGGGTCGACAAGGTCGAACGCGGCATCCGATCCCTCGACCGGATCTCCGTCGTCCACACCGTCGCCGCCGTCCTCGGCGTCACCCCCGAGGTCATCCTCGGCCCCACCACCAGCCGGCCCGAACCCACCACCAACACCCCGGCCGCCGTCGAACACCTCCGCGCCGCCCTCGCCCGCTACGACAACCCCACCCCCGACCAACCCTCATCCTCCGCCGAGGACCTTCACCACCGCATCCAGTACGCCCACAGCGCCTACCAGCACGCCCACTATCCGCAACTGCTCCGGATGCTGCCCGACCTGCTCACCCATACCCGCCACTTTGCGACCGGCCCGAATCCAGTCGATGAGCACCTGCTCACCCGGGTCTACCGGCTCACCGCACACCTGCTGACCAAACTCGACGAACCCCACCTCGCCTGGCTCGCCGCCGGCCGTGCCATCTCCACCGCCAACCACCACCCCCGGCACACCGCCGCAGCCGCGATCGCACTCACCCAGGCGCTCCGCGCCCTGCACCGCAGCACCCTGGCGATCCAAGCCGCGCTCACCGCCGTACCGCTGATCGACCCGGCCGCGACCGACGACCCGGCACCGGGCGACCATGCTCTCACCGGCACCCTGCTGATCGAAGCCGCCCTCGCCGCTGCCACAGGCAACGACCCCGCCACCGCCCACGAGCTCACCGACCGCGCCGGCAAACTCGCCGCCACCATGAGCCACCGCCAGCGGCGACCCGACGACAGCGGCACCCCCACAACCGCCTTCGGACCGACCGCGGTTGCGCTCGCCCGCGCCCAGGTCGCCGCCGCCCTCGGCAACCCGCACCAGGCCATCACCCACCACCAGTGCGCCACCGCCAGCCACGGATGGCGGGAGCTACCCGCCGAACACCGCGCCGCCCACCTGATCGACATCACCCGCGCGTACCTCGACATCGGTGACCACCGCGCAGCCGGTCGGGCCATGGTCGCCGCCGATCAGATCGCCCCCGCCGAGACCCGCACCCGACCCATCGGACACACTGCACTGGCGGCCGTGCTCCGCGCCGGTCCCACTCCTGCCGACGTCGCGCGTCTCGCCGCCACCGTCGGGCTCATCCGGCACTGA
- the argC gene encoding N-acetyl-gamma-glutamyl-phosphate reductase, translating into MGIRVAVAGASGYAGGELLRLIAGHPELDLVAATAHSHAGAPVAAVHPHLVGLDLTFAGTDAASFADADLVFLALPHGESAAIAATLPAGVKVVDLGADHRLTDAAAWDRYYGGRHAGAWTYGLPELPGQRDRIAAADRVAATGCYAVAITLALAPLIVAGVVEPADVVVVAASGTSGAGRAAKTHLLASEVMSSLSPYKVGAHQHVPEIKQATGATSLSLTPVLAPMPRGILATVTALPASGAGGAVDAAAVAREALTAAYADEPFVHLLPAGSWPATAATLGSNSCHLQVTTDIDSGRVIVTSAIDNLGKGAAGQAVQCANLMLGLPEATGLTRLGVAP; encoded by the coding sequence ATGGGCATCCGGGTCGCCGTCGCCGGCGCGAGCGGGTACGCCGGGGGAGAGCTGCTGCGGCTGATCGCCGGGCACCCCGAGCTGGACCTGGTCGCCGCCACGGCACACAGCCACGCGGGCGCGCCGGTCGCCGCCGTACATCCGCATCTGGTCGGCCTCGACCTGACCTTCGCCGGCACCGACGCCGCCAGCTTCGCCGACGCGGACCTGGTGTTCCTGGCCCTGCCGCACGGCGAGTCCGCCGCGATCGCGGCCACCCTGCCGGCCGGGGTCAAGGTCGTCGACCTCGGCGCCGACCACCGGCTGACCGACGCCGCCGCCTGGGACCGCTACTACGGCGGCCGGCACGCCGGTGCCTGGACGTACGGCCTGCCGGAGCTGCCCGGCCAACGGGACCGGATCGCCGCCGCCGACCGGGTCGCCGCCACCGGCTGCTACGCCGTCGCCATCACCCTGGCACTTGCCCCGCTGATCGTCGCCGGCGTAGTGGAGCCCGCAGACGTCGTGGTGGTCGCCGCCAGCGGCACCTCCGGCGCCGGCCGGGCCGCCAAGACCCACCTGCTGGCCAGCGAGGTGATGAGCAGCCTGTCGCCGTACAAGGTGGGTGCGCACCAGCACGTCCCGGAGATCAAGCAGGCCACCGGCGCGACCAGCCTTTCCCTCACCCCGGTGCTGGCCCCGATGCCGCGCGGCATCCTGGCCACGGTCACGGCCCTCCCAGCGAGCGGTGCGGGCGGCGCCGTCGACGCGGCCGCCGTCGCGCGCGAGGCGCTGACCGCCGCGTACGCCGACGAACCGTTCGTGCACCTGCTGCCCGCCGGCAGTTGGCCGGCCACCGCCGCGACCCTTGGCTCCAACTCCTGCCACCTGCAGGTGACCACCGACATCGACTCGGGACGGGTGATCGTGACCAGCGCCATCGACAACCTCGGCAAAGGTGCCGCCGGTCAGGCCGTACAGTGCGCCAACCTGATGCTGGGCCTACCTGAAGCCACCGGCCTTACCCGCCTCGGGGTCGCGCCGTGA
- a CDS encoding arginine repressor produces the protein MTGPATRTARHARIVELIRAKAIRSQTELAELLTGDGMQVTQATLSRDLEELGAVKVRGRDGGPAVYLIPEDGNPTLRPAEQAPARLVRLLHELLTGVDSSANICVLRTPPGAAQFLASALDRSGLPEVVGTIAGDDTILVVARDPVGGADLADKLSTWAATPPGPATT, from the coding sequence ATGACAGGGCCGGCCACCCGTACCGCCCGACACGCCCGCATCGTCGAGCTGATCCGCGCCAAGGCGATCCGGTCGCAGACCGAGCTGGCCGAGCTACTCACCGGCGACGGTATGCAGGTCACCCAGGCGACGCTGTCGCGGGACCTGGAAGAACTCGGCGCGGTGAAGGTCCGGGGCCGCGACGGCGGCCCGGCGGTCTACCTGATCCCCGAGGACGGCAACCCGACGCTGCGTCCGGCCGAGCAGGCCCCGGCCCGGCTGGTCCGACTGCTGCACGAACTGCTCACCGGCGTCGACTCCAGCGCCAACATCTGCGTGCTGCGTACCCCACCGGGTGCGGCGCAGTTCCTGGCCAGCGCGCTCGACCGCTCCGGCCTGCCGGAGGTGGTCGGCACCATCGCCGGCGACGACACCATCCTGGTCGTCGCCCGCGACCCGGTCGGCGGCGCCGACCTGGCCGACAAGCTTTCCACCTGGGCCGCCACCCCACCCGGCCCAGCCACCACCTGA
- a CDS encoding helix-turn-helix domain-containing protein: MSVKADTVGSRIRYWRMRRGGMSQGVLAGLAGVSQSYISQLESGRKSIDRRSTLVAIASALQITVADLLGQGTEPGDPARDRAGACVPEIWSALIEIEDGERQPFAGSAEELANRIARADQLRASANYPAMAPMLPGLLHAAAAVGGTTLAQVAYLSSTCLRNLGYRHLALNAARIAVTAAEDVEDPAWIGAARFACTQSLPIESAALAARAADRSLAEVQTDAADERVRQMLGQLHLAAALTCAVSGRVDTAREHLAEAARDAASLGDPADGAGFNGCGFGPTNVGLWEMSIAAELGEHDRVIELSRTVRPQTLVAAIRHQSYWLDLGRALSASGRRDAEALVAFVQAERAAPAPFALNPLAREAVVAIAHRTRRRAVPDELRMLAGRLGINL, encoded by the coding sequence ATGTCAGTCAAGGCAGACACCGTCGGTTCCCGAATCCGGTATTGGCGGATGCGTCGGGGAGGGATGAGCCAAGGCGTCCTCGCTGGCCTGGCCGGCGTCAGCCAGTCGTACATCTCGCAGTTGGAGTCGGGGCGCAAGAGCATCGACCGTCGCTCCACCTTGGTCGCCATCGCGAGTGCTCTTCAGATCACCGTGGCTGACCTGCTTGGTCAGGGCACCGAGCCGGGGGATCCGGCGCGGGACCGGGCTGGGGCGTGCGTTCCGGAGATCTGGTCCGCGCTGATCGAGATCGAGGACGGCGAGCGGCAGCCATTCGCCGGCAGCGCTGAGGAGCTCGCCAACCGGATCGCTCGCGCTGACCAGCTCAGGGCGAGTGCCAACTACCCTGCGATGGCACCGATGCTGCCCGGGCTGCTGCACGCAGCCGCCGCCGTCGGTGGGACCACGCTCGCTCAGGTGGCATACCTGAGCTCGACCTGCTTGCGGAACCTCGGCTACCGGCATCTCGCGTTGAACGCCGCCCGGATCGCGGTGACGGCAGCCGAGGACGTCGAGGATCCAGCATGGATCGGCGCGGCGCGGTTCGCGTGCACCCAGAGCCTGCCGATCGAGTCCGCCGCGCTCGCGGCACGAGCCGCAGACCGGTCGCTGGCCGAGGTCCAGACCGACGCCGCCGACGAGCGAGTACGGCAGATGCTCGGCCAGCTGCACCTTGCGGCCGCACTGACCTGCGCTGTCAGCGGCCGGGTAGACACCGCTCGCGAACACCTCGCGGAGGCGGCCAGGGATGCGGCGAGCCTCGGGGATCCCGCTGACGGTGCGGGCTTCAACGGCTGTGGGTTCGGCCCGACCAACGTCGGCCTCTGGGAGATGTCGATCGCCGCCGAACTGGGTGAACACGACCGCGTCATCGAGTTGTCCCGCACGGTTCGCCCGCAGACCCTCGTCGCCGCCATCCGTCACCAGTCCTACTGGCTGGACCTCGGTCGGGCGCTGTCCGCCAGTGGACGGCGCGACGCCGAGGCGCTGGTGGCGTTCGTCCAGGCCGAGCGGGCCGCGCCGGCACCGTTCGCGCTGAACCCACTCGCGCGCGAGGCGGTCGTCGCCATCGCGCACCGGACCCGGCGTCGTGCAGTTCCCGATGAACTGCGGATGCTGGCCGGCCGGCTCGGCATCAACCTTTGA
- the argJ gene encoding bifunctional glutamate N-acetyltransferase/amino-acid acetyltransferase ArgJ has product MSVTAPKGFRAGGVAAGLKSSGAADVALVVNDGPATAAAGVFTANRVQAAPVLWSRQVLRAGALRAVVLNSGGANACTGPAGFQDTHATAEHVAATLTKAGGTGAGAGLDVGAGEVAVCSTGLIGERLPMDKLLAGVTQVVTGLASDGGPAAAEAIMTTDTRPKTVTIEGAGWRVGGMAKGAGMLSPAMATMLCVLTTDALADAADLDAALREACRTTFDRIDSDGCLSTNDTVLLLASGASGVTPTSAELTAAVTAACADLARQLIADAEGASKEVAIEVLGAASEADAVEVGRAVARNNLVKTALFGNDPNWGRILAAVGTTSAAFDPDQLDVAINDVWICRGGAAAAPRDQVDLTGRQVHIGVDLHAGTDTATIWTNDLSHAYVHENSAYST; this is encoded by the coding sequence GTGAGCGTTACCGCGCCGAAGGGGTTCCGGGCGGGCGGGGTGGCCGCCGGGCTCAAGTCCAGTGGTGCGGCCGACGTGGCGCTGGTCGTCAACGACGGGCCGGCCACCGCCGCCGCCGGGGTCTTCACCGCCAACCGGGTGCAGGCCGCACCGGTGCTGTGGAGCCGGCAGGTGCTGCGGGCCGGTGCGCTGCGGGCGGTGGTGCTCAACTCCGGTGGGGCCAACGCCTGCACCGGGCCGGCCGGCTTCCAGGACACCCACGCCACCGCCGAACACGTCGCCGCGACACTCACCAAAGCGGGCGGCACGGGGGCCGGCGCCGGCCTCGATGTCGGGGCCGGTGAGGTCGCGGTCTGCTCCACCGGGCTGATCGGGGAGCGGCTGCCGATGGACAAGCTCCTCGCCGGGGTGACCCAGGTGGTCACCGGGCTGGCCTCCGACGGGGGACCGGCCGCCGCCGAGGCGATCATGACGACCGACACCCGGCCGAAGACCGTCACGATCGAGGGTGCCGGCTGGCGGGTCGGCGGGATGGCCAAGGGCGCCGGCATGCTCTCCCCGGCAATGGCCACCATGCTCTGCGTACTGACCACCGACGCGCTCGCCGACGCCGCCGACCTGGACGCCGCGCTGCGCGAGGCCTGCCGGACGACCTTCGACCGGATCGACTCCGACGGCTGCCTGTCGACCAACGACACGGTGCTGCTGCTGGCCAGCGGTGCCTCCGGGGTCACCCCGACGTCAGCCGAGCTGACCGCTGCGGTGACGGCCGCCTGCGCCGACCTGGCCCGGCAGTTGATCGCCGACGCCGAAGGGGCCAGCAAGGAGGTCGCGATCGAGGTGCTCGGCGCGGCCAGTGAGGCCGACGCGGTCGAGGTCGGCCGGGCGGTGGCCCGCAACAATCTGGTCAAGACGGCGCTGTTCGGCAACGACCCCAACTGGGGGCGGATCCTGGCGGCGGTCGGCACCACCAGCGCCGCGTTCGACCCCGACCAGCTCGACGTGGCGATCAACGACGTGTGGATCTGCCGGGGCGGGGCCGCCGCCGCGCCCCGCGACCAGGTCGACCTGACCGGCCGGCAGGTGCACATCGGCGTCGACCTGCACGCCGGCACCGACACCGCGACCATCTGGACCAACGACCTGTCGCACGCGTACGTGCACGAGAACTCGGCGTACTCGACATGA
- a CDS encoding acetylornithine transaminase, giving the protein MASLRDRWSASLMDNYGTPPLALVRGEGATVVAEDGRRYLDLLGGIAVNALGHAHPAIVEAVTRQIGSLGHVSNLYVAEPPVALAELLLALTGRPGAVFFCNSGAEAVEAAFKLSRRTGRTHVVATHDGFHGRTMGALALTGQPAKADPFRPLPGEVTHVPYGDVAALAAAVTDRTAMVILEPIQGEAGVVVPPPGYLAAAREITTRHGALLTLDEVQTGVGRTGHWFAHQADGIAPDIVTLAKGLGGGLPIGACIAFADTPVGDAGTPAGDPAAPLTPAALLTPGSHGSTFGGNPVCAAAALAVLRTIAAEGLLDHVKRVGEQLRRGVEALGHPLVSGVRGAGLLLGIVLTAPAAPAVAAALRDAGFLVNPAQPDVIRLAPPLILTAEQADEFLAALPAALAAATTGEGS; this is encoded by the coding sequence ATGGCCTCGCTGCGGGACCGCTGGTCCGCATCGTTGATGGACAACTACGGCACGCCGCCGCTGGCGCTGGTCCGTGGTGAGGGCGCCACCGTCGTCGCCGAGGACGGCCGCCGCTACCTCGACCTGCTCGGCGGCATCGCGGTCAACGCCCTCGGCCACGCCCACCCGGCGATCGTCGAGGCGGTCACCCGCCAGATCGGCTCACTCGGTCACGTCTCCAACCTGTACGTCGCCGAGCCGCCGGTCGCCCTGGCCGAACTGCTGCTGGCGCTGACCGGCCGACCCGGCGCGGTGTTCTTCTGCAACTCGGGGGCCGAAGCCGTCGAGGCGGCGTTCAAGCTGTCCCGCCGCACCGGGCGTACCCACGTGGTCGCCACCCACGACGGCTTCCACGGCCGCACGATGGGTGCGTTGGCGTTGACCGGGCAGCCGGCCAAGGCCGACCCGTTCCGGCCGCTGCCCGGTGAGGTCACCCACGTGCCGTACGGCGACGTCGCCGCGCTCGCTGCCGCCGTCACCGACCGCACCGCCATGGTCATCCTGGAGCCGATCCAGGGCGAAGCCGGCGTCGTCGTGCCGCCGCCGGGCTACCTGGCCGCCGCCCGGGAGATCACCACCCGGCACGGCGCCCTGCTCACCCTCGACGAGGTGCAGACCGGGGTCGGGCGGACGGGCCACTGGTTCGCCCACCAGGCAGACGGCATCGCCCCGGACATCGTCACCCTGGCCAAGGGGCTCGGCGGCGGACTGCCGATCGGCGCCTGCATCGCCTTCGCCGACACACCCGTCGGCGACGCGGGCACGCCGGCCGGTGACCCGGCCGCCCCGCTCACTCCGGCGGCGCTGCTCACGCCGGGCAGCCACGGCAGCACATTCGGCGGCAACCCGGTCTGCGCCGCTGCCGCCCTCGCGGTGCTGCGCACCATCGCCGCCGAAGGGCTGCTGGACCACGTCAAGCGGGTCGGTGAGCAGCTGCGTCGCGGCGTCGAAGCGCTCGGCCATCCGCTGGTCTCCGGGGTACGCGGTGCCGGTCTGCTGCTGGGGATCGTGCTCACCGCGCCGGCCGCCCCGGCGGTCGCCGCCGCGCTGCGCGACGCCGGTTTTCTGGTCAACCCGGCACAGCCGGACGTGATCCGGCTGGCCCCGCCGCTGATCCTCACCGCCGAGCAGGCCGACGAGTTCCTCGCCGCGTTGCCAGCAGCGCTGGCCGCCGCCACCACTGGAGAAGGCTCGTGA
- the argB gene encoding acetylglutamate kinase, producing MTDVHEQLSRDLSAAQSKAATLIEALPWLARFHGETVVVKYGGNAMIDPQLQRAFAADMVFMRYAGIRPVVVHGGGPQISSMLRRLGIASEFKGGLRVTTPEAMDVVRMVLVGQVGRELVGLINEHGPYAVGLSGEDARLFTAVRRPAYVDGEPVDIGQVGDVDTVNPSAVTDIIAAGRIPVISTVAPDVDGVLHNLNADTAAAALAIALRARKLVVLTDVPGLYADWPDTTSLISRISADELADLLPTLAAGMVPKMEACLRAVRGAVPAAHVVDGRVAHSTLLEVFTSEGFGTMVTDPTNDGES from the coding sequence ATGACCGACGTCCATGAACAGCTGAGCCGTGACCTCAGCGCCGCCCAGTCCAAGGCCGCCACGCTGATCGAGGCGTTGCCCTGGCTGGCCCGTTTCCATGGCGAGACCGTCGTGGTCAAGTACGGCGGCAACGCGATGATCGACCCGCAGCTGCAGCGGGCCTTCGCCGCCGACATGGTCTTCATGCGGTACGCCGGCATCCGCCCGGTCGTGGTGCACGGCGGTGGGCCGCAGATCTCCAGCATGCTGCGCCGGCTCGGCATCGCCAGCGAGTTCAAGGGCGGCCTGCGGGTCACCACCCCGGAAGCGATGGACGTCGTCCGGATGGTGCTGGTCGGCCAGGTCGGCCGGGAACTCGTCGGTCTGATCAACGAGCACGGGCCGTACGCGGTCGGGCTCTCCGGCGAGGACGCCCGGCTGTTCACCGCCGTGCGCCGCCCCGCGTACGTCGACGGCGAGCCGGTCGACATCGGCCAGGTCGGCGACGTCGACACGGTCAACCCGTCGGCGGTGACCGACATCATCGCCGCCGGCCGCATTCCGGTGATCTCCACGGTGGCGCCGGACGTCGACGGTGTCCTGCACAACCTCAACGCCGACACCGCCGCCGCCGCGCTCGCCATCGCACTGCGGGCCCGTAAGCTGGTCGTCCTCACCGACGTGCCCGGCCTGTACGCCGACTGGCCCGACACCACCAGCCTGATCAGCCGGATCAGCGCCGACGAGCTGGCCGATCTGCTGCCCACCCTCGCCGCCGGCATGGTGCCGAAGATGGAGGCCTGCCTGCGGGCAGTACGCGGCGCAGTGCCGGCCGCACACGTGGTCGACGGCCGGGTCGCCCACTCCACCCTGCTGGAAGTCTTCACCTCCGAAGGCTTCGGCACCATGGTCACTGACCCGACGAACGACGGGGAGTCCTGA
- a CDS encoding DUF427 domain-containing protein produces MPKAIWNGLVIAESDDTVVVEGNHYFPRSSLRDDLVRDSETHTHCPWKGDASYLSLEHEGQRSADAVWYYPEPLPAADSIRDRVAFWRDVEVVD; encoded by the coding sequence ATGCCGAAGGCCATCTGGAACGGACTCGTGATCGCCGAGAGCGACGACACGGTCGTCGTCGAAGGAAACCACTACTTCCCCCGGTCGTCGCTGCGTGACGACCTGGTGCGTGACTCCGAGACGCACACCCACTGCCCGTGGAAGGGTGACGCCTCCTACCTCAGTCTGGAACACGAGGGTCAGCGCAGTGCTGACGCCGTCTGGTACTACCCGGAGCCGCTGCCGGCGGCCGACTCGATCCGCGACCGGGTCGCCTTCTGGCGCGACGTCGAAGTCGTCGACTGA
- the argF gene encoding ornithine carbamoyltransferase: MIRHLLRDDDLSPAEQAAVLDLAGEMKADRYGHRPLAGPRSVAVLFDKPSLRTRLSFDVGIAELGGNPIVVDTQATHFGRGETLADAGRVLSRYVAAIVMRTFGDERLAEVAAGASVPVVNALTDGFHPCQLLADLLTVREHCGGTTGRTLAYVGDGANNMANSYLLAGATAGMHVRVSGPAGYDPSPAVVARAGEIAAWTGGSVQVIRHPREAVDGADVIATDTWTSMGQEADGKDRRTPFWPYQVNKDLLSAAAPDAIVLHCLPAHRGEEITDEVLDGGHSAVFDQAENRLHAQKALLAWLLAQSSGGAPR, translated from the coding sequence GTGATCCGGCACCTGCTGCGTGACGACGACCTCAGCCCGGCCGAGCAGGCCGCCGTGCTGGACCTGGCCGGCGAGATGAAGGCCGACCGGTACGGGCACCGGCCGCTGGCCGGCCCCCGTTCGGTCGCGGTGCTGTTCGACAAGCCGAGCCTGCGGACCCGGCTGTCGTTCGACGTCGGCATCGCCGAGCTGGGCGGCAACCCGATCGTGGTGGACACCCAGGCCACCCACTTCGGTCGCGGCGAGACGCTGGCCGACGCCGGACGGGTGCTGTCACGCTACGTCGCGGCGATCGTGATGCGCACCTTCGGCGACGAGCGGCTCGCCGAGGTCGCCGCCGGCGCGAGCGTGCCGGTGGTCAACGCGCTCACCGACGGCTTCCATCCCTGTCAGCTACTGGCCGACCTGCTGACGGTGCGGGAACACTGCGGTGGCACGACCGGGCGGACCTTGGCGTACGTCGGCGACGGCGCGAACAACATGGCGAATTCGTACCTGCTGGCCGGGGCGACCGCCGGCATGCACGTACGCGTCTCCGGCCCGGCCGGCTACGACCCGTCACCGGCGGTCGTCGCCCGGGCCGGCGAGATCGCTGCCTGGACCGGCGGCTCGGTGCAGGTCATCCGCCACCCCCGGGAGGCGGTGGACGGCGCCGACGTGATCGCCACCGACACCTGGACGTCGATGGGGCAGGAGGCCGACGGCAAGGACCGGCGTACCCCGTTCTGGCCGTACCAGGTGAACAAGGACCTACTCTCGGCCGCCGCACCGGATGCGATCGTGCTGCACTGCCTGCCCGCGCACCGGGGCGAGGAGATCACCGACGAGGTGCTCGACGGCGGGCACAGCGCGGTGTTCGACCAGGCCGAGAACCGGCTGCACGCGCAGAAGGCGCTGCTGGCCTGGCTGCTCGCCCAATCCAGCGGCGGAGCGCCCCGATGA
- a CDS encoding argininosuccinate synthase, which translates to MTERVVLAYSGGLDTSVAIPYLAGELGAEVIAVAVDVGQGGEDMEVIRQRALDCGAVESEVIDARDEFAADFCVPALRANALYMDRYPLVSALSRPLIVKHLVEAARKHGGTVVSHGCTGKGNDQVRFEVGIGALAPELKVIAPARDFAWTRDKAIALAEEKGLPIDVSHKSPYSIDQNLWGRAVETGFLEDIWNAPIEDLYSYTADPATPRDADEVVITFDAGVPVAIDGETVTPYQAVVELNRRAGAQGIGRLDMVEDRLVGIKSREVYEAPGAIALIAAHQELENVTVEREVARFKRTVDQRWGELVYDGLWFSPLKQALDAFIDETQRYVSGEVRLVLHGGRAVVVGRRSDASLYDFNLATYDTGDTFDQSQAKGFVQLWGLSSRLATARDGRLAGPGGQSRLPGSGS; encoded by the coding sequence ATGACTGAGCGGGTGGTACTCGCCTACTCCGGCGGCCTGGACACGTCGGTCGCCATCCCGTACCTCGCCGGGGAACTCGGCGCCGAGGTGATCGCGGTCGCCGTCGACGTCGGCCAGGGCGGCGAGGACATGGAGGTCATCCGGCAGCGCGCGCTGGACTGCGGCGCGGTCGAGTCCGAGGTGATCGACGCCCGCGACGAGTTCGCGGCCGACTTCTGCGTACCGGCGCTGCGCGCCAACGCCCTCTACATGGACCGCTACCCGCTGGTGTCGGCGCTGAGCCGGCCGCTGATCGTCAAGCACCTGGTCGAGGCGGCCCGCAAGCACGGCGGCACCGTCGTGTCGCACGGCTGCACCGGCAAGGGCAACGACCAGGTCCGGTTCGAGGTCGGCATCGGCGCGCTCGCACCCGAGCTGAAGGTGATCGCCCCGGCCCGGGACTTCGCCTGGACCCGGGACAAGGCGATCGCGTTGGCCGAGGAGAAGGGCCTGCCGATCGACGTGTCGCACAAGTCGCCGTACTCGATCGACCAGAACCTGTGGGGCCGGGCCGTGGAGACCGGCTTCCTGGAGGACATCTGGAACGCCCCGATCGAGGACCTGTACTCCTACACCGCCGACCCGGCGACGCCGCGCGACGCCGACGAGGTCGTCATCACCTTCGACGCCGGCGTGCCGGTGGCGATCGACGGCGAGACGGTCACCCCGTACCAGGCGGTCGTGGAGCTGAACCGGCGGGCCGGCGCGCAGGGCATCGGCCGGCTCGACATGGTCGAGGACCGGCTCGTCGGGATCAAGAGCCGCGAGGTGTACGAGGCACCGGGCGCGATCGCGTTGATCGCCGCCCACCAGGAGCTGGAGAACGTCACCGTGGAGCGCGAGGTGGCCCGGTTCAAGCGGACCGTGGACCAGCGCTGGGGTGAGCTGGTCTACGACGGCCTGTGGTTCTCGCCGCTCAAGCAGGCCCTGGACGCGTTCATCGATGAGACCCAGCGGTACGTCAGCGGCGAGGTCCGGCTGGTGCTGCACGGCGGCCGCGCGGTCGTCGTCGGCCGGCGCTCCGACGCCAGCCTGTACGACTTCAACCTGGCCACCTACGACACCGGCGACACCTTCGACCAGAGTCAGGCCAAGGGGTTCGTGCAGTTGTGGGGGCTGTCCAGCCGGCTGGCCACCGCCCGCGACGGGCGGCTCGCCGGCCCCGGTGGGCAGTCCCGGCTGCCTGGCTCCGGATCCTGA